Proteins co-encoded in one Pogoniulus pusillus isolate bPogPus1 chromosome 15, bPogPus1.pri, whole genome shotgun sequence genomic window:
- the LOC135181958 gene encoding trichohyalin-like isoform X5, which translates to MSSAKRSFTDLSPEASSCIRGARVLARNEADGYYYLGHIVQEVKGSRERFLIEFDKSHAPKGKVQQLRLQETPLYDILHYEDARRRPLASGDRVLAPWETRAERFGPGSVLKIVENKGAHLAHNRRVIVNFWNGQTKEVSSDQALWITQPLSERIILELQMPLAARQMVVDSSLDYPYIVTPGYRASGHYRWDHSDLDHWPRDLYLSQPCTKCSCRCTSLPYCCISAGEPTWPTGCRAQQEDAYLPGTGLMKEELSKKTEEQLSEMRILPSESVSREEQKKEEKKLKTENVPKDIQSCLAEDNELVEPKQSPKREMSDALVDAAVNTDRWLMESFHKEEAESRQQDAKSEGLFESRVAEAPIQHSQRSPSLRISALVPFRRQSFFDCVNQSLQKDSLTIKSALRVQRLHSTPILQASRSTNLLKGKSITKSVLNGGSQKSWQEMDFSKAKIDHKRKQEEQRQLKREQQQEADGIQRQLHRDNQRQRLHQRRLQELEKQLEHRDRALQHMALLQAAGAERSRKESFLIEEEKRKASQRLQFLKTRRLQREELQAERSERSFEQEKERLDFLRSRMQSRQEVLEEGSHKQDRQQKQHQAAKGKAFQSRDRSHQKMEKEGKKLCELQQYLREQNLLTLRASLLA; encoded by the exons ATGTCCTCAGCAAAAAGGAGTTTTACTGATTTATCACCAGAGGCTTCCAGTTGCATAAGAGGGGCTCGTGTGTTGGCAAGGAATGAAGCTGATGGCTATTACTACCTGGGACACATTGTCCAAGAGGTGAAG GGCTCCAGGGAACGCTTTTTAATTGAGTTTGACAAAAGCCATGCTCCAAAAGGCAAGGTACAGCAGCTTCGCCTGCAGGAAACGCCTCTCTATGACATTCTCCACTACGAAGATGCCAGGCGACGGCCTCTTGCTTCAGGAGACAGGGTCTTGGCACCATGGGAGACCAGAGCTGAACGTTTTGGCCCAGGCAGTGTGCTGAAGATTGTggagaacaagggggcacattTAG CACACAACAGAAGAGTGATTGTGAATTTCTGGAATGGACAGACTAAGGAAGTGTCTTCTGACCAAGCTCTGTGGATCACTCAGCCCTTGAGTGAACGCATCATCCTAGAACTGCAGATGCCTTTAGCAGCCAGGCAGATGGTGGTAGATTCAAGCTTGGATTACCCATACATAGTGACCCCAGGTTACAGAGCCTCAGGTCATTACAGATGGGATCATTCAGACCTGGACCACTGGCCAAGGGATCTATATTTGAGTCAGCCATGCACTAAGTGCAGCTGTAGGTGTACCTCTCTGCCCTATTGCTGCATTTCAGCTGGGGAACCCACGTGGCCTACAgggtgcagagcacagcaggaagATGCCTACCTCCCTGGAACTGGCTTGATGAAAGAAGAGCTTAGCAAAAAAACTGAGGAGCAACTATCTGAAATGAGGATTTTGCCTTCAGAAAGTGTTTCCAGAGAGGaacagaaaaaggaggagaagaaattgaAGACAGAAAATGTTCCAAAAGATATTCAGTCTTGTTTGGCAGAAGACAATGAGCTTGTAGAACCTAAGCAG AGTCCTAAGAGGGAGATGTCTGATGCTTTGGTTGATGCTGCTGTCAACACAGACAGGTGGTTAATGGAGTCATTCCACAaggaagaagcagaaagcagacagCAGGATGCTAAATCTGAGG GTCTTTTTGAGTCCAGAGTGGCAGAAGCTCCGATCCAGCATTCCCAAAGGAGCCCTTCCCTGAGAATCAGTGCTTTGGTTCCTTTCAGGCGACAAAGCTTCTTTGATTGTGTGAATCAATCACTACAGAAAGACAGCCTGACCATCAAATCAGCTCTCCGTGTACAGAGACTACACAGCACCCCCATTCTGCAGGCCAGCAGATCCACAAATCTTCTGAAAGGCAAAAGCATTACA AAATCAGTCCTTAATGGTGGATCTCAGAAGAGCTGGCAAGAAATGGATTTCAGCAAAGCCAAGATTGACCACAAAAGGAAGCAAGAGGAGCAGAGACAGCTgaagagggagcagcagcaagaggcagATGGCATCCAACGCCAGCTTCACAGGGACAACCAGAG GCAGCGATTGCATCAGAGAAGATTGCAAGAGCTGGAGAAacagctggagcacagagacagagcTTTGCAGCACATGgcactgctccaggctgctggggcagagaggagcaggaaggaaTCCTTCTTgatagaggaggagaagaggaaggcaagTCAGAGGCTGCAGTTTTTAAAGACACGGCGTTTGCAGAGAGAGGAGTTGCAGGCAGAACGCAGTGAAAGGAGCTTTgaacaagagaaagaaaggctG GATTTTCTCCGGAGCAGAATGCAGTCACGGCAGGAAGTGTTGGAAGAAGGATCACACAAGCAGGACAGGCAACAAAAACAGCACCAGGCTGCCAAAGGGAAAGCGTTCCAGAGCAGAGACCGTTCACACCAGAAGAtggaaaaagaaggcaaaaaacTCTGTGAATTGCAGCAGTACCTCAGAGAACAGAATCTTTTGACGCTTCGTGCATCGTTGCTGGCATAa
- the LOC135181958 gene encoding trichohyalin-like isoform X6, translating to MHRNTQQGISGLSRISKDLPVSSMSTSHVQCCHTANKDLCSSLLARCPVTHFPLCPWNPGSTCVPLMSSAKRSFTDLSPEASSCIRGARVLARNEADGYYYLGHIVQEVKGSRERFLIEFDKSHAPKGKVQQLRLQETPLYDILHYEDARRRPLASGDRVLAPWETRAERFGPGSVLKIVENKGAHLAGEPTWPTGCRAQQEDAYLPGTGLMKEELSKKTEEQLSEMRILPSESVSREEQKKEEKKLKTENVPKDIQSCLAEDNELVEPKQSPKREMSDALVDAAVNTDRWLMESFHKEEAESRQQDAKSEGLFESRVAEAPIQHSQRSPSLRISALVPFRRQSFFDCVNQSLQKDSLTIKSALRVQRLHSTPILQASRSTNLLKGKSITKSVLNGGSQKSWQEMDFSKAKIDHKRKQEEQRQLKREQQQEADGIQRQLHRDNQRQRLHQRRLQELEKQLEHRDRALQHMALLQAAGAERSRKESFLIEEEKRKASQRLQFLKTRRLQREELQAERSERSFEQEKERLDFLRSRMQSRQEVLEEGSHKQDRQQKQHQAAKGKAFQSRDRSHQKMEKEGKKLCELQQYLREQNLLTLRASLLA from the exons ATGCACAGAAATACCCAACAAGGAATCTCGGGCCTGTCCCGTATTAGCAAAGACCTGCCG GTAAGCTCCATGTCCACCTCACATGTCCAGTGTTGTCACACAGCTAATAAAGATctctgtagctctctgctggcaaGATGTCCAGTAACACA CTTCCCGCTTTGTCCATGGAATCCAGGTTCCACTTGTGTGCCCTTGATGTCCTCAGCAAAAAGGAGTTTTACTGATTTATCACCAGAGGCTTCCAGTTGCATAAGAGGGGCTCGTGTGTTGGCAAGGAATGAAGCTGATGGCTATTACTACCTGGGACACATTGTCCAAGAGGTGAAG GGCTCCAGGGAACGCTTTTTAATTGAGTTTGACAAAAGCCATGCTCCAAAAGGCAAGGTACAGCAGCTTCGCCTGCAGGAAACGCCTCTCTATGACATTCTCCACTACGAAGATGCCAGGCGACGGCCTCTTGCTTCAGGAGACAGGGTCTTGGCACCATGGGAGACCAGAGCTGAACGTTTTGGCCCAGGCAGTGTGCTGAAGATTGTggagaacaagggggcacattTAG CTGGGGAACCCACGTGGCCTACAgggtgcagagcacagcaggaagATGCCTACCTCCCTGGAACTGGCTTGATGAAAGAAGAGCTTAGCAAAAAAACTGAGGAGCAACTATCTGAAATGAGGATTTTGCCTTCAGAAAGTGTTTCCAGAGAGGaacagaaaaaggaggagaagaaattgaAGACAGAAAATGTTCCAAAAGATATTCAGTCTTGTTTGGCAGAAGACAATGAGCTTGTAGAACCTAAGCAG AGTCCTAAGAGGGAGATGTCTGATGCTTTGGTTGATGCTGCTGTCAACACAGACAGGTGGTTAATGGAGTCATTCCACAaggaagaagcagaaagcagacagCAGGATGCTAAATCTGAGG GTCTTTTTGAGTCCAGAGTGGCAGAAGCTCCGATCCAGCATTCCCAAAGGAGCCCTTCCCTGAGAATCAGTGCTTTGGTTCCTTTCAGGCGACAAAGCTTCTTTGATTGTGTGAATCAATCACTACAGAAAGACAGCCTGACCATCAAATCAGCTCTCCGTGTACAGAGACTACACAGCACCCCCATTCTGCAGGCCAGCAGATCCACAAATCTTCTGAAAGGCAAAAGCATTACA AAATCAGTCCTTAATGGTGGATCTCAGAAGAGCTGGCAAGAAATGGATTTCAGCAAAGCCAAGATTGACCACAAAAGGAAGCAAGAGGAGCAGAGACAGCTgaagagggagcagcagcaagaggcagATGGCATCCAACGCCAGCTTCACAGGGACAACCAGAG GCAGCGATTGCATCAGAGAAGATTGCAAGAGCTGGAGAAacagctggagcacagagacagagcTTTGCAGCACATGgcactgctccaggctgctggggcagagaggagcaggaaggaaTCCTTCTTgatagaggaggagaagaggaaggcaagTCAGAGGCTGCAGTTTTTAAAGACACGGCGTTTGCAGAGAGAGGAGTTGCAGGCAGAACGCAGTGAAAGGAGCTTTgaacaagagaaagaaaggctG GATTTTCTCCGGAGCAGAATGCAGTCACGGCAGGAAGTGTTGGAAGAAGGATCACACAAGCAGGACAGGCAACAAAAACAGCACCAGGCTGCCAAAGGGAAAGCGTTCCAGAGCAGAGACCGTTCACACCAGAAGAtggaaaaagaaggcaaaaaacTCTGTGAATTGCAGCAGTACCTCAGAGAACAGAATCTTTTGACGCTTCGTGCATCGTTGCTGGCATAa
- the LOC135181958 gene encoding trichohyalin-like isoform X3, with protein MLGQTAVRPCTEIPNKESRACPVLAKTCRFPLCPWNPGSTCVPLMSSAKRSFTDLSPEASSCIRGARVLARNEADGYYYLGHIVQEVKGSRERFLIEFDKSHAPKGKVQQLRLQETPLYDILHYEDARRRPLASGDRVLAPWETRAERFGPGSVLKIVENKGAHLAHNRRVIVNFWNGQTKEVSSDQALWITQPLSERIILELQMPLAARQMVVDSSLDYPYIVTPGYRASGHYRWDHSDLDHWPRDLYLSQPCTKCSCRCTSLPYCCISAGEPTWPTGCRAQQEDAYLPGTGLMKEELSKKTEEQLSEMRILPSESVSREEQKKEEKKLKTENVPKDIQSCLAEDNELVEPKQSPKREMSDALVDAAVNTDRWLMESFHKEEAESRQQDAKSEGLFESRVAEAPIQHSQRSPSLRISALVPFRRQSFFDCVNQSLQKDSLTIKSALRVQRLHSTPILQASRSTNLLKGKSITKSVLNGGSQKSWQEMDFSKAKIDHKRKQEEQRQLKREQQQEADGIQRQLHRDNQRQRLHQRRLQELEKQLEHRDRALQHMALLQAAGAERSRKESFLIEEEKRKASQRLQFLKTRRLQREELQAERSERSFEQEKERLDFLRSRMQSRQEVLEEGSHKQDRQQKQHQAAKGKAFQSRDRSHQKMEKEGKKLCELQQYLREQNLLTLRASLLA; from the exons ATGCTGGGGCAAACTGCAGTGCGTCCATGCACAGAAATACCCAACAAGGAATCTCGGGCCTGTCCCGTATTAGCAAAGACCTGCCG CTTCCCGCTTTGTCCATGGAATCCAGGTTCCACTTGTGTGCCCTTGATGTCCTCAGCAAAAAGGAGTTTTACTGATTTATCACCAGAGGCTTCCAGTTGCATAAGAGGGGCTCGTGTGTTGGCAAGGAATGAAGCTGATGGCTATTACTACCTGGGACACATTGTCCAAGAGGTGAAG GGCTCCAGGGAACGCTTTTTAATTGAGTTTGACAAAAGCCATGCTCCAAAAGGCAAGGTACAGCAGCTTCGCCTGCAGGAAACGCCTCTCTATGACATTCTCCACTACGAAGATGCCAGGCGACGGCCTCTTGCTTCAGGAGACAGGGTCTTGGCACCATGGGAGACCAGAGCTGAACGTTTTGGCCCAGGCAGTGTGCTGAAGATTGTggagaacaagggggcacattTAG CACACAACAGAAGAGTGATTGTGAATTTCTGGAATGGACAGACTAAGGAAGTGTCTTCTGACCAAGCTCTGTGGATCACTCAGCCCTTGAGTGAACGCATCATCCTAGAACTGCAGATGCCTTTAGCAGCCAGGCAGATGGTGGTAGATTCAAGCTTGGATTACCCATACATAGTGACCCCAGGTTACAGAGCCTCAGGTCATTACAGATGGGATCATTCAGACCTGGACCACTGGCCAAGGGATCTATATTTGAGTCAGCCATGCACTAAGTGCAGCTGTAGGTGTACCTCTCTGCCCTATTGCTGCATTTCAGCTGGGGAACCCACGTGGCCTACAgggtgcagagcacagcaggaagATGCCTACCTCCCTGGAACTGGCTTGATGAAAGAAGAGCTTAGCAAAAAAACTGAGGAGCAACTATCTGAAATGAGGATTTTGCCTTCAGAAAGTGTTTCCAGAGAGGaacagaaaaaggaggagaagaaattgaAGACAGAAAATGTTCCAAAAGATATTCAGTCTTGTTTGGCAGAAGACAATGAGCTTGTAGAACCTAAGCAG AGTCCTAAGAGGGAGATGTCTGATGCTTTGGTTGATGCTGCTGTCAACACAGACAGGTGGTTAATGGAGTCATTCCACAaggaagaagcagaaagcagacagCAGGATGCTAAATCTGAGG GTCTTTTTGAGTCCAGAGTGGCAGAAGCTCCGATCCAGCATTCCCAAAGGAGCCCTTCCCTGAGAATCAGTGCTTTGGTTCCTTTCAGGCGACAAAGCTTCTTTGATTGTGTGAATCAATCACTACAGAAAGACAGCCTGACCATCAAATCAGCTCTCCGTGTACAGAGACTACACAGCACCCCCATTCTGCAGGCCAGCAGATCCACAAATCTTCTGAAAGGCAAAAGCATTACA AAATCAGTCCTTAATGGTGGATCTCAGAAGAGCTGGCAAGAAATGGATTTCAGCAAAGCCAAGATTGACCACAAAAGGAAGCAAGAGGAGCAGAGACAGCTgaagagggagcagcagcaagaggcagATGGCATCCAACGCCAGCTTCACAGGGACAACCAGAG GCAGCGATTGCATCAGAGAAGATTGCAAGAGCTGGAGAAacagctggagcacagagacagagcTTTGCAGCACATGgcactgctccaggctgctggggcagagaggagcaggaaggaaTCCTTCTTgatagaggaggagaagaggaaggcaagTCAGAGGCTGCAGTTTTTAAAGACACGGCGTTTGCAGAGAGAGGAGTTGCAGGCAGAACGCAGTGAAAGGAGCTTTgaacaagagaaagaaaggctG GATTTTCTCCGGAGCAGAATGCAGTCACGGCAGGAAGTGTTGGAAGAAGGATCACACAAGCAGGACAGGCAACAAAAACAGCACCAGGCTGCCAAAGGGAAAGCGTTCCAGAGCAGAGACCGTTCACACCAGAAGAtggaaaaagaaggcaaaaaacTCTGTGAATTGCAGCAGTACCTCAGAGAACAGAATCTTTTGACGCTTCGTGCATCGTTGCTGGCATAa
- the LOC135181958 gene encoding trichohyalin-like isoform X1 yields MHRNTQQGISGLSRISKDLPVSSMSTSHVQCCHTANKDLCSSLLARCPVTHFPLCPWNPGSTCVPLMSSAKRSFTDLSPEASSCIRGARVLARNEADGYYYLGHIVQEVKGSRERFLIEFDKSHAPKGKVQQLRLQETPLYDILHYEDARRRPLASGDRVLAPWETRAERFGPGSVLKIVENKGAHLAHNRRVIVNFWNGQTKEVSSDQALWITQPLSERIILELQMPLAARQMVVDSSLDYPYIVTPGYRASGHYRWDHSDLDHWPRDLYLSQPCTKCSCRCTSLPYCCISAGEPTWPTGCRAQQEDAYLPGTGLMKEELSKKTEEQLSEMRILPSESVSREEQKKEEKKLKTENVPKDIQSCLAEDNELVEPKQSPKREMSDALVDAAVNTDRWLMESFHKEEAESRQQDAKSEGLFESRVAEAPIQHSQRSPSLRISALVPFRRQSFFDCVNQSLQKDSLTIKSALRVQRLHSTPILQASRSTNLLKGKSITKSVLNGGSQKSWQEMDFSKAKIDHKRKQEEQRQLKREQQQEADGIQRQLHRDNQRQRLHQRRLQELEKQLEHRDRALQHMALLQAAGAERSRKESFLIEEEKRKASQRLQFLKTRRLQREELQAERSERSFEQEKERLDFLRSRMQSRQEVLEEGSHKQDRQQKQHQAAKGKAFQSRDRSHQKMEKEGKKLCELQQYLREQNLLTLRASLLA; encoded by the exons ATGCACAGAAATACCCAACAAGGAATCTCGGGCCTGTCCCGTATTAGCAAAGACCTGCCG GTAAGCTCCATGTCCACCTCACATGTCCAGTGTTGTCACACAGCTAATAAAGATctctgtagctctctgctggcaaGATGTCCAGTAACACA CTTCCCGCTTTGTCCATGGAATCCAGGTTCCACTTGTGTGCCCTTGATGTCCTCAGCAAAAAGGAGTTTTACTGATTTATCACCAGAGGCTTCCAGTTGCATAAGAGGGGCTCGTGTGTTGGCAAGGAATGAAGCTGATGGCTATTACTACCTGGGACACATTGTCCAAGAGGTGAAG GGCTCCAGGGAACGCTTTTTAATTGAGTTTGACAAAAGCCATGCTCCAAAAGGCAAGGTACAGCAGCTTCGCCTGCAGGAAACGCCTCTCTATGACATTCTCCACTACGAAGATGCCAGGCGACGGCCTCTTGCTTCAGGAGACAGGGTCTTGGCACCATGGGAGACCAGAGCTGAACGTTTTGGCCCAGGCAGTGTGCTGAAGATTGTggagaacaagggggcacattTAG CACACAACAGAAGAGTGATTGTGAATTTCTGGAATGGACAGACTAAGGAAGTGTCTTCTGACCAAGCTCTGTGGATCACTCAGCCCTTGAGTGAACGCATCATCCTAGAACTGCAGATGCCTTTAGCAGCCAGGCAGATGGTGGTAGATTCAAGCTTGGATTACCCATACATAGTGACCCCAGGTTACAGAGCCTCAGGTCATTACAGATGGGATCATTCAGACCTGGACCACTGGCCAAGGGATCTATATTTGAGTCAGCCATGCACTAAGTGCAGCTGTAGGTGTACCTCTCTGCCCTATTGCTGCATTTCAGCTGGGGAACCCACGTGGCCTACAgggtgcagagcacagcaggaagATGCCTACCTCCCTGGAACTGGCTTGATGAAAGAAGAGCTTAGCAAAAAAACTGAGGAGCAACTATCTGAAATGAGGATTTTGCCTTCAGAAAGTGTTTCCAGAGAGGaacagaaaaaggaggagaagaaattgaAGACAGAAAATGTTCCAAAAGATATTCAGTCTTGTTTGGCAGAAGACAATGAGCTTGTAGAACCTAAGCAG AGTCCTAAGAGGGAGATGTCTGATGCTTTGGTTGATGCTGCTGTCAACACAGACAGGTGGTTAATGGAGTCATTCCACAaggaagaagcagaaagcagacagCAGGATGCTAAATCTGAGG GTCTTTTTGAGTCCAGAGTGGCAGAAGCTCCGATCCAGCATTCCCAAAGGAGCCCTTCCCTGAGAATCAGTGCTTTGGTTCCTTTCAGGCGACAAAGCTTCTTTGATTGTGTGAATCAATCACTACAGAAAGACAGCCTGACCATCAAATCAGCTCTCCGTGTACAGAGACTACACAGCACCCCCATTCTGCAGGCCAGCAGATCCACAAATCTTCTGAAAGGCAAAAGCATTACA AAATCAGTCCTTAATGGTGGATCTCAGAAGAGCTGGCAAGAAATGGATTTCAGCAAAGCCAAGATTGACCACAAAAGGAAGCAAGAGGAGCAGAGACAGCTgaagagggagcagcagcaagaggcagATGGCATCCAACGCCAGCTTCACAGGGACAACCAGAG GCAGCGATTGCATCAGAGAAGATTGCAAGAGCTGGAGAAacagctggagcacagagacagagcTTTGCAGCACATGgcactgctccaggctgctggggcagagaggagcaggaaggaaTCCTTCTTgatagaggaggagaagaggaaggcaagTCAGAGGCTGCAGTTTTTAAAGACACGGCGTTTGCAGAGAGAGGAGTTGCAGGCAGAACGCAGTGAAAGGAGCTTTgaacaagagaaagaaaggctG GATTTTCTCCGGAGCAGAATGCAGTCACGGCAGGAAGTGTTGGAAGAAGGATCACACAAGCAGGACAGGCAACAAAAACAGCACCAGGCTGCCAAAGGGAAAGCGTTCCAGAGCAGAGACCGTTCACACCAGAAGAtggaaaaagaaggcaaaaaacTCTGTGAATTGCAGCAGTACCTCAGAGAACAGAATCTTTTGACGCTTCGTGCATCGTTGCTGGCATAa
- the LOC135181958 gene encoding trichohyalin-like isoform X2, whose protein sequence is MHRNTQQGISGLSRISKDLPVSSMSTSHVQCCHTANKDLCSSLLARCPVTHFPLCPWNPGSTCVPLMSSAKRSFTDLSPEASSCIRGARVLARNEADGYYYLGHIVQEGSRERFLIEFDKSHAPKGKVQQLRLQETPLYDILHYEDARRRPLASGDRVLAPWETRAERFGPGSVLKIVENKGAHLAHNRRVIVNFWNGQTKEVSSDQALWITQPLSERIILELQMPLAARQMVVDSSLDYPYIVTPGYRASGHYRWDHSDLDHWPRDLYLSQPCTKCSCRCTSLPYCCISAGEPTWPTGCRAQQEDAYLPGTGLMKEELSKKTEEQLSEMRILPSESVSREEQKKEEKKLKTENVPKDIQSCLAEDNELVEPKQSPKREMSDALVDAAVNTDRWLMESFHKEEAESRQQDAKSEGLFESRVAEAPIQHSQRSPSLRISALVPFRRQSFFDCVNQSLQKDSLTIKSALRVQRLHSTPILQASRSTNLLKGKSITKSVLNGGSQKSWQEMDFSKAKIDHKRKQEEQRQLKREQQQEADGIQRQLHRDNQRQRLHQRRLQELEKQLEHRDRALQHMALLQAAGAERSRKESFLIEEEKRKASQRLQFLKTRRLQREELQAERSERSFEQEKERLDFLRSRMQSRQEVLEEGSHKQDRQQKQHQAAKGKAFQSRDRSHQKMEKEGKKLCELQQYLREQNLLTLRASLLA, encoded by the exons ATGCACAGAAATACCCAACAAGGAATCTCGGGCCTGTCCCGTATTAGCAAAGACCTGCCG GTAAGCTCCATGTCCACCTCACATGTCCAGTGTTGTCACACAGCTAATAAAGATctctgtagctctctgctggcaaGATGTCCAGTAACACA CTTCCCGCTTTGTCCATGGAATCCAGGTTCCACTTGTGTGCCCTTGATGTCCTCAGCAAAAAGGAGTTTTACTGATTTATCACCAGAGGCTTCCAGTTGCATAAGAGGGGCTCGTGTGTTGGCAAGGAATGAAGCTGATGGCTATTACTACCTGGGACACATTGTCCAAGAG GGCTCCAGGGAACGCTTTTTAATTGAGTTTGACAAAAGCCATGCTCCAAAAGGCAAGGTACAGCAGCTTCGCCTGCAGGAAACGCCTCTCTATGACATTCTCCACTACGAAGATGCCAGGCGACGGCCTCTTGCTTCAGGAGACAGGGTCTTGGCACCATGGGAGACCAGAGCTGAACGTTTTGGCCCAGGCAGTGTGCTGAAGATTGTggagaacaagggggcacattTAG CACACAACAGAAGAGTGATTGTGAATTTCTGGAATGGACAGACTAAGGAAGTGTCTTCTGACCAAGCTCTGTGGATCACTCAGCCCTTGAGTGAACGCATCATCCTAGAACTGCAGATGCCTTTAGCAGCCAGGCAGATGGTGGTAGATTCAAGCTTGGATTACCCATACATAGTGACCCCAGGTTACAGAGCCTCAGGTCATTACAGATGGGATCATTCAGACCTGGACCACTGGCCAAGGGATCTATATTTGAGTCAGCCATGCACTAAGTGCAGCTGTAGGTGTACCTCTCTGCCCTATTGCTGCATTTCAGCTGGGGAACCCACGTGGCCTACAgggtgcagagcacagcaggaagATGCCTACCTCCCTGGAACTGGCTTGATGAAAGAAGAGCTTAGCAAAAAAACTGAGGAGCAACTATCTGAAATGAGGATTTTGCCTTCAGAAAGTGTTTCCAGAGAGGaacagaaaaaggaggagaagaaattgaAGACAGAAAATGTTCCAAAAGATATTCAGTCTTGTTTGGCAGAAGACAATGAGCTTGTAGAACCTAAGCAG AGTCCTAAGAGGGAGATGTCTGATGCTTTGGTTGATGCTGCTGTCAACACAGACAGGTGGTTAATGGAGTCATTCCACAaggaagaagcagaaagcagacagCAGGATGCTAAATCTGAGG GTCTTTTTGAGTCCAGAGTGGCAGAAGCTCCGATCCAGCATTCCCAAAGGAGCCCTTCCCTGAGAATCAGTGCTTTGGTTCCTTTCAGGCGACAAAGCTTCTTTGATTGTGTGAATCAATCACTACAGAAAGACAGCCTGACCATCAAATCAGCTCTCCGTGTACAGAGACTACACAGCACCCCCATTCTGCAGGCCAGCAGATCCACAAATCTTCTGAAAGGCAAAAGCATTACA AAATCAGTCCTTAATGGTGGATCTCAGAAGAGCTGGCAAGAAATGGATTTCAGCAAAGCCAAGATTGACCACAAAAGGAAGCAAGAGGAGCAGAGACAGCTgaagagggagcagcagcaagaggcagATGGCATCCAACGCCAGCTTCACAGGGACAACCAGAG GCAGCGATTGCATCAGAGAAGATTGCAAGAGCTGGAGAAacagctggagcacagagacagagcTTTGCAGCACATGgcactgctccaggctgctggggcagagaggagcaggaaggaaTCCTTCTTgatagaggaggagaagaggaaggcaagTCAGAGGCTGCAGTTTTTAAAGACACGGCGTTTGCAGAGAGAGGAGTTGCAGGCAGAACGCAGTGAAAGGAGCTTTgaacaagagaaagaaaggctG GATTTTCTCCGGAGCAGAATGCAGTCACGGCAGGAAGTGTTGGAAGAAGGATCACACAAGCAGGACAGGCAACAAAAACAGCACCAGGCTGCCAAAGGGAAAGCGTTCCAGAGCAGAGACCGTTCACACCAGAAGAtggaaaaagaaggcaaaaaacTCTGTGAATTGCAGCAGTACCTCAGAGAACAGAATCTTTTGACGCTTCGTGCATCGTTGCTGGCATAa